The genomic stretch TGGGCGTGCTTCTTGTCTACAAACTGAGCAGACGTAGAGAGTCCGAGAGCCCTGGAGGGACGATACCTCCAGGTTTAACAACCGCAATGAAGGACGCATGGCTGTGGTGTGACACGAATTGCGGACTTCAGCCACCTTTAGAAAAGTTTCATGATTCCCGTTCGGAGGTTCATCCAGGCACCCCGTCACGTGAGTTGTAGTCCGGGCTTGGCATCGCATGGCTAGTATTCAACATTAGGATTACACGAAAAATAAAGAGATAAAATATTGGTTTTATGGATTACGTAGTATGGTGGTGTGCGTGCTTTTATATATACCTTGAAACTGTCATTctatatgtacatgcataTACGCTCGCTCATAGCATATTAAAGTTGGCCATTAATTTTTACAAGTTTACTCCCGAACAAACATACCAGCCATTCCCATACCGGTTCCAATGCACATGCTGACAACACCGACTTCCTGGCCGGTACGCTCCATCTCGGGCAGGAGAGTGGCGAGCTGTCTAGCTCCAGTGGCACCGAGCGGGTGACCGATGGCAATAGCACCACCCTTAGGGTTGACCTTGGCCTCGTCAATACCCAACTTGCGGATAGAGTAGAGCGCCTGGGAGGCAAAAGCCTCGTTGATCTCCCAGATGTTAACATCGGAGACGCTCATGTCGAgctgctgaagaagcttgggaaTAGCAACAGCAGGTCCAACACCCATCTCATCGGGAGCACAACCAGCAACAGCGGTGCCGACCCAGCGGCccttgatggaggatgtCAGTCCGAGTTCGGTCGCGGTGGAACGACGCATGAGCAGTGCAGCGGCAGCACCGTCGCTGACCTGCGAGCTGTTTCCGGCGGTGCTAGCACCAGTCGGGGAGAAGGCTGGCTTCAGACTGGCCATCTTCTCGACGGAGATGTTGGGGCGGACACCATCATCCTTTGTGGCGGTGATTTCCTTCGGGGGCGCATCGGGGTTTTCAGGGTCAAAGGAGAGGGTCTTCACGGGCACGATTTCGGAGTCGAACAGACCAGCGTTCTGCGCAGCAGTAGCCTTCTTGTGCGACTCGGCGGCAAATACGTCCTGGTCCTCCCTCGAGATACCGTAACGAGAAGCAACGTTTTCGGAGGTAATACCCATAGGCATGATGCAGTCCCGAGAGTCCTTCGACGGCGACTCCTTGAGCTCGGGCCACAGCACGGTGGGGATAGCGCGAAATCCGTAATTCCGGGTCATGGACTCCATTCCTCCACCGACACCAATGTTGAGAGCGCCTGCCCGGATTCCGTTGCCGATCGCGGTAATAGCAGCTAGACCGGACGAACATTGTCTGTTGATTGTGTGGAAGGGAACCGTGTGGGGGAAGCCTGCGTGAATCTGAGCCATACGGCCAGCCTTTGCACCGCCGAGCTCTTGGAGAACGGAGCCGATAGCGACTTCCTCAATCAGGGCTGGGTCGAGTTTGGGGTTCGCTTCAAGGGTCGCCTTGAGGACATTGGCGAGGAGTTCTTCGGGGTAGGCATCTTTGAAACCGCCTTTCTTCGCACGAGTGACGGGGGTACGCAGTGAGGAAAGGATGACAATGTCATTGGGGGACTTCTGGAGGACCTGGCGGAGGCCCCGGGGAATTGGAGATGCCATAATGATAGACTGTAGTGGGTTTCAACGCGCACAACAAGCTGAATTCCGGggaaacaagaaatagaAGAACATTTATATGAATGAAGGATGGGTTGCCGGACAAAATTCCGGGAGCGGGCCCTCTAAGAGTGGACATGGCCCTTGAGAGCTTGCCATCAACTGCCGGCAACGAAGATCGGCTAAGGCTTCTTCCGCCGAGgttggggaagaaaaagtgTGGAGATCCGATCTTATCATTTGGAGTCGGCCACCTTAATGCTAATAGGAATCTCCCTGGGAACATGGCCTCCGTACACGCGGTTTGTCCACCCTCGGGCCATTAGTATCTGCGCGACAAACACAGTGTTTACCAGCTCAACCAAAGCTGATTATCATGCAGGTGCTACATAAAGCCTCGTCGTAGCTGATCGCGAGAATGCGTCAGTTCCGTACGTCGGATAGAGTCGCTTAGGTCAGCCGCTTCGGAACGACTTGTCGGAAGATGGGTATTCCACTTGACTGGGTCTCTTTTTTACCCAGATTACCAGCACATCACATCCAGACTTCATGgttttctccatttctgAAATAAACTTCGTTATACACAAGCCCATTGCCACCTTAATAGTAAATTGGACAAAGTCAACCCCACCTTCCCGAACGCCTTGAAAACGACTTCATGTACGATGGATCTCATTACCCACTCGATAACTCCGTTCCAATCCTGGTATCTACAACGTAATAATGTACAGGTGACGGTGATCGTGATAATTGTGGTGAATCGTAAGACATATCAGGCACGAATGATATGACTATAGTGGCCTGGCACCTTGCACCGGCACTTTTCGCAGTCGGCTCGGTAACCCATAGAGATAgtgattttcttcttatttGACGCGCTCTTTGACTTGGGATCCTGCAGCATACCTCTCGCACTGTCCATTGGCGGCATGGTCTCCTGCATGTTGGGCGAGCTCCGCTCCGTCCCTAACCATGTGGagggagaaaatgaagcagGGCGAGACGGGTTGTAGGTCATATCCACGTCACTCGTAGTGTCTTTAATGCTTCTCATcgcatcttcaccatcactgACTGGGCTGGGGAGGCGCTGGGCATCCGAGTAACATGGGGTTGCGTCGTGAGAAGTCGGGTGACATGTAGACAACGTCGAACCATGGTCGCTCGTCGTTGGGGGAAGATATCCATACGCGGAAGTTGCAGCATGCCGCTCACTGATGGTCAGATACTGATTAAGTAGACTGTGAGGGATTGGCGATGgctggatatcctcattgCCGCGCGCACTAGTTGGCCATGGGTAATGGGTGCGATCACCGATCGACGGCAGCATATCTCTATCGTAGTCTATATCCATTGCCGAATTGGAAGCGTGACAATGCGCTGCCTGGTGGGGCAGCTCCCCCTTACTATGTGTCAAGCCGGCATGCACGTGCTTTCTATGGCCGTCATtaccatcgtcatcatctgaGGACTCCACGGGTGTCAACGTAGATAAACCTAACTCAGCGATAGCTCTGGTAGCTTCGGTAAATGTTGGCTTCTGGGAACAGTGCGGGGACGTGCGGAGAGCTAGAGAACGGTGCTTCTACATACTCAGATGTCAGTGGCAGAGTCATGGAAGTGAGAACAAGGGTTGCTAGATAAACAAACCTTTCTCTCGGGGATGGCGCTCCTGTCAAGATCGGCAAGCTCTTCATGGTCCCTTGGACGTTTGGACGAGAAACCGAACATGACCTTTAGCGGTCTAATCCGTGACAGAGAAGTAAATGTAATGGTGTTGACCACGTTGGATGCAGGGCCATTCAGCTCCGATGACCAAAGCCAAAGGTGATGGCAGGCTGGAGGAGACTCTAACGAATAGAGTCTCCGGCAATAATGGTGATTACTCAAGAAAAGTATGTTACTGAGTCATGCCCGATATCTCGCTAAGTCGTAGGGTAAACAACACATGGAAAAGATAGATACTAGGAAGTGGAGGGTGAGAACGGATGCAGTTCTGGCGATACTCTCAGTTACACCTGCATCGGACCCGAACCTTTTAGCGTTGACGGGTAGCCCCCAATTAGGGAAAGCGGCCCACCCCATATTTAGCCATAATTATCCTCAGACAATAACTAAGGTACGTAGTGGGGGGAACAACATGTGGAGTGCTTGATTATCCCCTTCACTGTAAGTAGTATTTGCTGTAactttgttttctcttctctctttctcctgatTGAATTTGTCAAAAAAATTCATAATTGTAAGGACAGATCATTCAATAGACAATGCAAGGGGCTGGCTTTTCTTTACTCCGATTTACGTGAATGAAGAGaatacatatatatccaatGTGCATGAATGACAGCAATGGAGGCGCTTACCCAATGGGGTTACCGGGACATCAGGCATCCAATGAGTACGAGTGGCTGGACCAGCTTGCTAATGCTGGGGTTATGATTAGTCTCAACCTCGTAAACTGTGTACACAAGACTGCAGCAGACATAGGCTGTTCACTTTGCGGTGTATCCCCAGAAGTATTCTTTGGTATGTACTATCACAAGTGAAACTTGAACTGTAAGGAGAGACAGCGGTGTAGTACTACTATCTTCCGCTATAATCAACATACTTTTGTATGAGTGCGCCAGGTTTTGATCGGTgttttatatatatattgaatcgCTCAGCAAGCTGTCATTCGGGGAAAGTAGGTCGGTTCCGATGATATAGGATAAAAGAATGATTCGGATCTGCTAAGCACCAACCATGTCCGATAAAAGGGTAGTATCTATGTTGCTCTAAGCGATTTGTTAAACCCTAGGTGGTACTTAGCTTAGTGTAAGTACGTATCTGGTCCCAGTTGAATGTAAGTAGATGCATCAGCTGTGTATGCCCCTCGGAAGTGACGGAGTTCCTGGCCAATTACTTCGATGATTTCCTTTGAAGGGACTAACCCAGATTATAGAAATAAATTCCTGTGAGACGGCAGTAAATCTGACTGTGTTTGCATACTGTGTACAGAACCGTATATACAACCTCTTTCAGGCATACTAGTTGCCCGGTCCCAGTATTTCTGGGAGAAAAGACGGGCGTGGGCGTATTGGTATTTATCAGACCGACCGGACTGGCCGGTATTGCAAGGCTGTGAGTGGTCAACCTAAAATTTTTCAGTGTGTGTGAATCATTGGCGGCCCCACTCGGTACGCAATTTTACTATTCAAGGCGATCACCATCGTCGATTTTGATCGCAACTTCTGCATGCAATTGACCTTCTAACTATCACTCGTCTTCGGAGTATTCTGACTATAAAGGATCTGCCAATCCTCCCAATTCCTTAGTCGATTGTTGCCTTTCTAATACTTTGTCGACTGCTATTGTACTCCAaacctcctccccctctttctttttcttcttcaaacttcCCCCCGCTACAAACACAATGCCCCTCGTTAACACAACAGAGGTCAATGAGGACACTCGTGGTAAGTAATCATTACTCTTCGAAGTTCGCATCCTGTCGAACGATATGATTCTCATCTCGACTAGTCCTTGGATACGATCCATTGCTGTCCCCTCAGTACCTTCAGTCCGAGATCCCAGCTGTGAGTCACCCCACTTCTCTGCCGAGGCACACACCTTCACTAGGGCTGAAGATACTTCTTGCtcggagaaggtggatggCACGATACAAAGATTTTGCAGGCTAATACTAATGGGTTCAAATGTAGCCTGCAgaagccactgccactgTCCGCTCGGGCCGTAACCAAGCCGTTGAGATTATTGAGCAGCGCGATGACCGTCTGCTGGTGATGGTCGGCCCCTGCTCCATCCATGACCCTGCCACCGCTCTGGAATATGCCACCCGTCTCAAGGAGCTCGCTGGGAAGCTCTCCTCCGACCTTTGCATCATCATGCGCGCTTATTTGGAGAAGCCCCGCACCACAGTGGGATGGAAGGGTCTGATTAACGACCCGGATATTGACGAATCctacaacatcaacaagggtCTGCGCATCTCACGTAAGCTCTACGCCGATCTGACCAGCATGGGCATGCCAATTGCCAGTGAGATGCTCGATACCATCTCTCCCCAGTACCTTGCGGATCTCATCTCACTCGGCGCCATCGGTGCCCGTACGACCGAGTCCCAATTGCACCGTGAGCTGGCCTCCGGTCTGAGTTTCCCCATTGGCTACAAGAACGGCACGGACGGCAACCTCGTCGTCGCCATTGATGCTATTGGTGCTGCCGCTCACCCCCACCGTTTCCTCGGTGTCACTAAGCAGGGTCTCGCGGCCATCACCAAGACCTCCGGTAACGAGCACGGTTTCGTGATCTTGCGTGGAGGCAGCAAGGGTACCAACTATGACCGGGAGAGCATCCGTCAGGCTCGCGAAGCCCTGCGTAGCAAGAAGCAGCGTGAGGTGCTCATGGTCGACTGCTCCCACGGCAACTCCAACAAGAACCACCGCAACCAGCCCCTGGTCGCCAAGGAAGTCGCCGACCAGATGCGCGAGGGCCAGGATGCTATTGTTGGTGTCATGATCGAGTCCAACATTCATGAGGGCAACCAGAAGGTCCCTGCCGAGGGCCCGAAGGGCCTTAAGAAGGGTGTCAGCATCACGGATGCCTGCATTGACTGGGAGACCACCGTCACCGTGTTGGAGGATCTCGCCGATGCCGTCCGCGCTAGACGTGCCGCCAAGGCATCCAGCGCCTGATTCAAGTTGGATTGAGTAGTGTTGGTTCAAAGAAGCATTGCCCTTATTTGTCTTTGGAGACGGTTTCGTTTAAGATACCAGAGCTGTAGtgcttttttcctcttcttctttcggcTTCTTGGTGGCTTTCCAGCATTCTAACAATCTTTCTTGGACAGTCGATGCGATCGATCTGGAACACAGTAGAGAATAATGTGTGTAAAAGTTTTATCCAATTCTGTTATGTTGAATGAATCTTGGTTTCGAGCGGCATCTGGGGGAGTTCCTGTCCAAACAGAGACAATCATGTTGTGATCCAATCTTATTCACACTCGCACCTGTAGATTCGCACCCCATGCTCTAAGTTTTTTTTCATATCTTGGGCCGAAACCTATAACCAAGATATCATGACGGAAAGTATATGTACACAATATGAGAGGACCCAGTATTACATCGGCTCAAAACACACCTAACAGACGCCATAAGCCCAAATCGGTGGAatacaaggagaagggaaaagagaccaAATGCCATGCAACAGcaacacaaagaaaacgggaaagagaaaaagcccAGTCGGAACATCATCGAGAACGACCCCACCTCATCCTCACATCATCAATACTTTACAATCTCACCTCTCACATCTTACCGACCGGTGagccagctcttccagctcttcgagGTCTGCTTTGCAGCGGTCTCCGCATTCTCCGCCAGAGCATCCAACTGACCCGGTTGCTGCACAGCAGCAGGGACAGCCGCAGCGGCCTTTGCCTCCTCCGCAGCCTTTGCATTCAGCGCCTCCAGCACCCCCGGCTTGTTATTCTCCGCTGCACCCTCCACCTTCGAGGCAGCATCCTCCGAGCTCAACCCTTCGAACAAATACCGCTTGAACTTATTCCAGGGCCGTtgcgccttctcctcctgttTCTTCTGTTCGTAGATCTCGCcgatcttctcgttcttgaGCAATTCCAACTGTGCCGGTGTGGCGGTTCCGCTGGCAAACGCCGTCTTCGCATCCTGCAACGTCTGCAATTCCTTCTCGATCCACAGCGCCCGTTGACGACGATTATATAGCGTAAGAGACACCATCGAGTAGACCGTTAACGCTCCACAGATACCTACACAAGGGAACAATTAGCCACATCCATCCTACTTCAAGGACAACACAGCACAACACTGCCCTGCCATAACATGGCATAATCACATAACCACCGAAGGAATCAGAAACCCGGAAAGACAAGTACTAACCCGAAGCAGCAATAAGCGTATAAACCATAGTCTTATGCGCTTTGTTGGCGAACCGTCTCCCAAAATCGATCATGGTATCCACGCGTGAAGTCGACTGCGCCATCCGGGCCGCCCTAGCCTGGGCCCGCAACCGCTCGACCTTCTCTTTCGGCGTCTCTTGACGACCACCGTTGCCGGATCCCTGCGACTGAGCGTTCGCCATGAAGCCGGGGAGCTTGTAGGGGGCGGCACCGGGCTTGGAATGCGCGTAGGGGCCTGTGGCCGTGAAACGGGTTGCGTCTGCGGCGGATCGGGACATGGCGTgatgttttgtttttttttgtctttttcttctggtgtgtcggaaggagaggagaggcGGAGGGGTGTATGAGGGGGTGTTTGGGGATCGGGACACACCGAGTTAGTTGAGAGGAGTTAGAGCATTCAATTCGATTAGGTGTAATTGTTGCGTGAGGATCTTCCGGGAAATTTTCATCCGTAGTTGGACTGGCTGAAAGGAGTCTAGGCGGGAAGCGCGGGCGGCCAATCGGTTTGGAGTGATTGTACGGCGGGATATCTGACATCTTACTTACTACTTACTACCTACTAGTCCTGATATATAATTTACTGGGATTTAAACCACAGAGATAATACTCTCGTATCAAGGATAGCaggaaaacaaaggagaggaaaatgtcCTACAACACCCCCGACCTCTCCTCCGTCCTAGCAACCCTCTCAGCATTATCCAAccaatcccaaccccaaGCTCAAGCTCATCcacaacatcaacaaccataTACCACCAACAAGAACACCCAAAATGTTTCAGAAGATGACACAGACACCTATGAACCTTCCGAAACAATCAACCCCCTAACACCATCCCCAAACATCCCCCATCCCAAACCCCAAGCACATCCCCAGCACCCAAAACCACCCACCTTCCACCTCCCAGACACCTCCACAATCACGACCTGGCCCCCAGCTCTGAAAAGCATTATGCGCACCCTCTCTACCAACGAAGATCTGCAGCGGAAAATCCGGTTCCTGATTCAGCGCCAGCATGATCATGAACGGCAGTGGTGGGCGGGGAGGGAGGCGCTGGTGAGAAAGCAGAAGGCTagggtggagaagaagaaggagttggatgCTGTTTTGTgagtttccctttcttctatctcttttcttccaactTTGgttaattttttttttttatttttatttttattattattatttttttttttttttacttcttggTTTTGTTGAGTGATTGTCTACGTTGGTGGCTAATGGGTTTGTAGAAGGTCTGTGGGCGCGCCGgttgatgagaaggagatttCGGTAGGTTTcactctttctttcattctttttttttttttttttttttttttttttttgcctgGGTTAGGTGGAGAGGTGTTTGGTATGCTTTCTCTGACTAAGAGCTAATGAGTACAGACGGCCGAAGAAGACCGCGCTGAGTTGACCAACTACGATCTGAAGGTCTACAAGGCGTCGAAGCAGATGGCCGATGCCATGACGGGGGAGCTGCGGACATTGCAGATTCCCTTTTTCAGTATTAAGCAGAGTCTAGTCTTGGACTCGGCGGGGTCGGCTCATCTTCCTGGGATCGGGAGGGATGAACTGGCGGTTCTACGACGGAGGATGTTGGAGTTGTTGCAGGATTTTTGTAAGGAGTGATTGGCATGTCCTGGGTCCttcggagaaagaggaataGGTCATGCGCTGGATTTATGATTATGGATATGATTATGTACACCGATTGTCTCTATCCTCGGCCCCCCGGCCAAACCGTCTATTCCGTTCGCCTAAGGATCATGCTCAGCTCCTGAATCTTCCAAGCCATACATATATGCAATTAGCGAATCCCATGAGCACACAATGCGTCGACCACGCCGTGTTACAAAGATACAACCAAACAAGCCAGATGCCCGAACCCCGAAGCCAACCCAAACGCGCAAAAAATGAAGTGAAAGAATTATGAGGTAACCATAACACCGGATGATGCAATATGAACGCCGTGCGAGGCTCAACAGACCATCAACAACACACATACGACGACAAATAGATGACTGTGGTGTCTTGTTTCCCTGGGAGACTGAAAAAGCGATTATATCTCCCCTGCAATTCACGCCGATGTCTTTTCGGCCACAGCGACCGCAAcggcaacagcagcaccaAGGATCCCACTTTCAGGCGCCGGGTCGAGGCGGACGGATGGACTGGGTGTCGCTTCCAGGGTGCCCTTCGAAGCATTCGTCTCCTGCAACAGCTGATTGATGTAGCCCTGGCAGCGATCCCGGAAGCCAGGGTACTTATTGATGACACTGCCATCGCATGCAATTGTCAAGCTCTGGGAATGTTCGCTCTCGACCACAGTCACCTCTTGCGTCTCCTTGATCGACGATGTTGCAGAGGCGGTCACTTCGGGGAACTCGGCTTCGTTGCGCAAACTCCACATGCTGTGGATGGCTGTTGCCAGGTATCCCGCGGAGCGGTTGGAAACGATCTCACAGACACGACGTAAGAACTTGAGATCATCCACAGTCGGGGCCCGGTGGAACGTGTGCTCCTTCTGGAGGAGAGCCgcagacgaagaaaatgacGATGACGTATCGGCCTCAATGGCTGCGACGATGCTCGTGTCGAACGAATAGGCGTCGCGCATCGAGCGGGGCAGTTCACCTCCAAACAGCTGTGCGGTCTCCACGGCTTCCACGATGATCAGTCGAAGAATTTCGCCGAGGTAGCGCCCCGTGATCATGTATTCTAATGGTTGATAGTCGGGCCGAAGATGCGTACGGTTGATCACATCGTCCCATCGGCTCATCGGCAAAACCTTGCCACCAAACATGCTCAGCTCGCTATTGATAATGACGTGCTTGGCGTAGTCAAACCAGCCTACGGGTCTGGTGCCAAACTTGGTCAATCCGATCGCATGCACGGGGAAATGAATCGCCATATTGGTTCCCGTTCCGAGAATCAAGGACATGCGGGTCTTGGGGTCCACGTAAGcgcgagaaagaagagtAGCTGAGCTGTCGTTTACAATGGCACCCATTTGGAGGTTCAAACTACGTTTGCGACATGACTGGACAATCAAATCTCCTAGCTCCTGTCCCACGGTACCATTCGAGCACAGAAACCCCTTGCCCATCTGAATCACTAAACCACTGTTGATGGACGTCTGTTCCACCGGGAATGACCATGACAAGCCCATGGACAATGGCGCGAGTTCTCGACCGTACTGTGCGCCGACCTCGGAGAGCATCGAatcgatcttctccgccatccAGTCAAAGAATAAGGTTCCCTCCAAAAGCTTCACCTGCTCGTCAATTGGGGACGAGTTGACCCGCAGAATCTCCATGTCGCCGTTTCCACGAAGCTCAATCAAAGCCACACGGAAGGTAGAACCTCCTACGTCGAGGGCTAGGAAGGTTCCCTTCTCCGTTCCTGATGGTAGCGCATGGTTGTAGGACGGTAGCATGCTCACCGGACTAGACTGCAGACAAATGCGAAGCTGTTCACGAATCTTTTCGGACATCATGGCCATGTTCTGCAGGGACAGTGGGGCTGTGAACACATGGTCGATCTCGTCAGCAAGGTCATCGAGGGTACGACGGCGCCAAGATGCCCTGTGGAATGATTTCCTTTTGCCGGAGGAATCCCGGAAAAGTGATGGAAACAATAGCATAGCTTCTAGTGCGGCGACGACGTTTGAAAAGAGCTCCTGCATCCTATGCAGGACCTTGGTGAGGGAAGCCGACATGGTCCGTTCAAGTAGGTCGTTGAGTGACCGCCTTGTCCAAGTGGCAAAGATTAATGGTGACAAGTGAATTCAGATGCAATTAAGAGAGACGAGCGGGGCTTAAATGTTTAAGTGAAGTCCAAGATGAAATGAGCTCATAGGTGTATGCATCTGCCGAAGGGACCACTTGCGACAACAAGGGGTAATTATAGCGGAAGTTATGCACTCTCGGACGGGCTCCCGGAAAGTAGCAATTCACTGGCGATAGTGAATGAGAGACCTCAACGATGGTGATGGAGCCGAGTTGCAATGTATGAGACGTGAGGTAACACCGgtgagaaaataaaaaagcaacAATCCCTCGTCAAGCTGTAGTGGAGACCGTCAGGAAAGCGAGTGAGAGACCCAGTGAGAGGGgttaaataaataaataaaaaataaaaaagtgAAAAAAGCTATTAAGTTTGTGAAATAATGAGAAAGGGTTGAAAATAGTGGTGCCAGAGGAGACTGCAATTCCTAAAATCTCTCCACCGAGCTAGTAGTCAATGGGGCAAAAGCAAGACACTTATGCCGTAGTTGCACGAAGCGTtaaggtggtggtggtggtgcttgTTTTTGATTCCCCGTTGTAGTAGTATCGCCAGTAAGTAGTAGTATTAAGTAGAGTGGTAATGGTCAACGGAGGGTGACGGGACCATAACCATAGGCACTTCAAGCATGGATCAACGCGTGTCCATTCCTGGAAGGATCCAACAGAATGAATGGGTCACTAACCCTTCAAGGAATGATGGATGGGGGGGAAACGATAAAAAAGGTAAGGGTTTAGGTTTTCAAAGTGGAAAGGACAAACAACGGGGTGAATAAAGAGAGAACgagtcaacaacaacccgaCTACAAGAGGGGGAACAGAGGGAGATTTGATTCTTTGATTGATTCAcgcagaaaggaaaagagatgcGCCGGAGAGACAGACTGACTCCGTAATGTACGGTAGCGGTGGGAAAACCTTCCAACCCAGGGGGGATGTATTGCTGGTTCGGTATCGTCATAACCGTATGCGATTCCCACCCCAACCAATATGACCATG from Aspergillus oryzae RIB40 DNA, chromosome 1 encodes the following:
- a CDS encoding uncharacterized protein (3-oxoacyl CoA thiolase) codes for the protein MASPIPRGLRQVLQKSPNDIVILSSLRTPVTRAKKGGFKDAYPEELLANVLKATLEANPKLDPALIEEVAIGSVLQELGGAKAGRMAQIHAGFPHTVPFHTINRQCSSGLAAITAIGNGIRAGALNIGVGGGMESMTRNYGFRAIPTVLWPELKESPSKDSRDCIMPMGITSENVASRYGISREDQDVFAAESHKKATAAQNAGLFDSEIVPVKTLSFDPENPDAPPKEITATKDDGVRPNISVEKMASLKPAFSPTGASTAGNSSQVSDGAAAALLMRRSTATELGLTSSIKGRWVGTAVAGCAPDEMGVGPAVAIPKLLQQLDMSVSDVNIWEINEAFASQALYSIRKLGIDEAKVNPKGGAIAIGHPLGATGARQLATLLPEMERTGQEVGVVSMCIGTGMGMAGMFVRE
- a CDS encoding uncharacterized protein (predicted protein), which encodes MDIDYDRDMLPSIGDRTHYPWPTSARGNEDIQPSPIPHSLLNQYLTISERHAATSAYGYLPPTTSDHGSTLSTCHPTSHDATPCYSDAQRLPSPVSDGEDAMRSIKDTTSDVDMTYNPSRPASFSPSTWLGTERSSPNMQETMPPMDSARGMLQDPKSKSASNKKKITISMGYRADCEKCRCKVPGHYSHIIRA
- a CDS encoding 3-deoxy-7-phosphoheptulonate synthase (3-deoxy-D-arabino-heptulosonate 7-phosphate (DAHP) synthase), which produces MPLVNTTEVNEDTRVLGYDPLLSPQYLQSEIPAPAEATATVRSGRNQAVEIIEQRDDRLLVMVGPCSIHDPATALEYATRLKELAGKLSSDLCIIMRAYLEKPRTTVGWKGLINDPDIDESYNINKGLRISRKLYADLTSMGMPIASEMLDTISPQYLADLISLGAIGARTTESQLHRELASGLSFPIGYKNGTDGNLVVAIDAIGAAAHPHRFLGVTKQGLAAITKTSGNEHGFVILRGGSKGTNYDRESIRQAREALRSKKQREVLMVDCSHGNSNKNHRNQPLVAKEVADQMREGQDAIVGVMIESNIHEGNQKVPAEGPKGLKKGVSITDACIDWETTVTVLEDLADAVRARRAAKASSA
- a CDS encoding cytochrome c oxidase assembly protein COX14 (predicted protein), which gives rise to MSRSAADATRFTATGPYAHSKPGAAPYKLPGFMANAQSQGSGNGGRQETPKEKVERLRAQARAARMAQSTSRVDTMIDFGRRFANKAHKTMVYTLIAASGICGALTVYSMVSLTLYNRRQRALWIEKELQTLQDAKTAFASGTATPAQLELLKNEKIGEIYEQKKQEEKAQRPWNKFKRYLFEGLSSEDAASKVEGAAENNKPGVLEALNAKAAEEAKAAAAVPAAVQQPGQLDALAENAETAAKQTSKSWKSWLTGR
- a CDS encoding uncharacterized protein (predicted protein) translates to MSYNTPDLSSVLATLSALSNQSQPQAQAHPQHQQPYTTNKNTQNVSEDDTDTYEPSETINPLTPSPNIPHPKPQAHPQHPKPPTFHLPDTSTITTWPPALKSIMRTLSTNEDLQRKIRFLIQRQHDHERQWWAGREALVRKQKARVEKKKELDAVL
- a CDS encoding putative hexokinase (hexokinase), with translation MSASLTKVLHRMQELFSNVVAALEAMLLFPSLFRDSSGKRKSFHRASWRRRTLDDLADEIDHVFTAPLSLQNMAMMSEKIREQLRICLQSSPVSMLPSYNHALPSGTEKGTFLALDVGGSTFRVALIELRGNGDMEILRVNSSPIDEQVKLLEGTLFFDWMAEKIDSMLSEVGAQYGRELAPLSMGLSWSFPVEQTSINSGLVIQMGKGFLCSNGTVGQELGDLIVQSCRKRSLNLQMGAIVNDSSATLLSRAYVDPKTRMSLILGTGTNMAIHFPVHAIGLTKFGTRPVGWFDYAKHVIINSELSMFGGKVLPMSRWDDVINRTHLRPDYQPLEYMITGRYLGEILRLIIVEAVETAQLFGGELPRSMRDAYSFDTSIVAAIEADTSSSFSSSAALLQKEHTFHRAPTVDDLKFLRRVCEIVSNRSAGYLATAIHSMWSLRNEAEFPEVTASATSSIKETQEVTVVESEHSQSLTIACDGSVINKYPGFRDRCQGYINQLLQETNASKGTLEATPSPSVRLDPAPESGILGAAVAVAVAVAEKTSA